The Salvia miltiorrhiza cultivar Shanhuang (shh) chromosome 1, IMPLAD_Smil_shh, whole genome shotgun sequence genome has a window encoding:
- the LOC130988014 gene encoding auxin-responsive protein SAUR76: MAKGGKLTKIKSVLKKMQSFKLGRANASSIAAANTSSDDDSYDIAAATSDLHAVYVGKSRRRYLITSDVLDNPLLRELVERRSGDEDSITVGCEVVLFEHLLWMLENADPQPESLDELVEFYAC; the protein is encoded by the coding sequence ATGGCGAAGGGAGGCAAGCTCACAAAAATCAAGTCCGTCCTGAAAAAGATGCAGTCCTTCAAGCTCGGCCGCGCCAACGCCAGCTCAATCGCCGCCGCCAACACCTCCTCAGACGACGATTCCTACGACATCGCCGCCGCCACCAGCGACCTCCACGCCGTCTACGTAGGAAAATCGCGGCGGCGCTATCTCATCACCTCCGACGTCCTCGACAACCCGCTCCTCCGCGAGCTTGTCGAGCGGCGATCCGGCGATGAGGACTCGATCACCGTCGGCTGCGAGGTGGTTCTCTTCGAGCACCTGCTGTGGATGCTGGAGAATGCCGATCCTCAGCCGGAGTCGCTGGATGAACTCGTCGAATTCTATGCCTGCTGA